A stretch of Methanosphaerula palustris E1-9c DNA encodes these proteins:
- a CDS encoding DUF4430 domain-containing protein encodes MPLWRLVGLVDDATTHDDLIGVYNDTLADAGYTVSVIAGNGYTQDSTSQEIKRSKGYILANTMNSTPLPMQINGKNTWPLKLVGTNTTGEESIGNVTMIKLTGLPASEPTPTANVTPQPAGSDGATTLFDGTVSLRTGTFNATAYNSGTTYSVDALTPQGALNAATRVAGFTYNVTDKKWATMGTMLLDGVGTSNKDSTHGWAYTLNGAAMNDFSSPQGIGVYRLHDGDKLVFYYGATGGSVESATAVIRITVHIPQQTVIYDGDVTLVSGNFSAQAYNSGQMHTVNVLTPHGALEAASQPGGFTYNASDKKWSTLGTMLIDRIGQFPHDKTAGTAWAYQVNGVTKNNFSAAEGISTYPLKNGDLLTFFFGTSGGSPDSATAIVSIRVHISTGGTYSLKLNGTTTQMIDRQTFENAVAAGYAVTYQDLSGTWQGLPLRYLAGLVDDTQADTFNETLASLGYTVKVSSGDGYNTTLQSGQIANSSDYIIANTLNGQPLTDQQWPLRLVGAGIVPRSSVAKVATIDLIGIPSVTPTVTSPIVIGGN; translated from the coding sequence ATGCCGCTCTGGCGGCTCGTAGGGCTGGTCGACGATGCAACGACCCATGACGATCTGATCGGGGTCTACAACGACACGCTGGCCGACGCCGGTTATACCGTCTCGGTGATCGCCGGTAATGGCTACACCCAGGACTCCACGAGTCAGGAGATCAAGCGGAGCAAGGGTTATATCCTTGCGAACACGATGAACAGCACACCCCTTCCGATGCAGATCAACGGAAAGAACACCTGGCCGCTGAAGCTGGTCGGGACCAATACAACTGGGGAAGAGAGCATCGGGAATGTCACCATGATCAAACTTACTGGGCTGCCTGCGTCAGAACCGACACCCACCGCGAATGTCACTCCACAGCCGGCCGGCTCGGATGGGGCGACCACCCTCTTTGACGGGACGGTCTCTCTCAGGACCGGCACCTTCAACGCCACAGCCTACAACTCGGGCACCACGTACAGCGTCGATGCGCTGACCCCACAGGGTGCGCTCAATGCGGCAACCCGGGTAGCTGGGTTCACCTACAACGTAACCGACAAGAAGTGGGCGACGATGGGGACGATGCTCCTCGACGGGGTTGGGACCTCCAACAAGGACTCCACCCATGGTTGGGCGTACACCCTCAATGGGGCTGCTATGAACGACTTCTCCTCACCGCAGGGTATCGGTGTGTACCGCCTCCATGACGGGGATAAACTCGTCTTCTATTATGGCGCCACCGGCGGTTCTGTGGAGAGTGCGACAGCCGTGATCCGGATCACCGTTCATATCCCACAGCAGACCGTCATCTATGATGGCGATGTGACGCTGGTCAGCGGGAACTTCTCTGCCCAGGCCTACAACTCGGGTCAGATGCATACCGTGAATGTGCTGACCCCGCATGGGGCCCTCGAAGCGGCTTCACAGCCCGGTGGGTTCACTTACAATGCCTCTGACAAGAAGTGGTCCACCCTCGGGACGATGCTTATCGACAGGATCGGGCAGTTCCCACACGACAAGACCGCCGGCACGGCCTGGGCCTACCAGGTGAACGGCGTGACAAAGAATAACTTCTCTGCAGCAGAGGGGATCAGCACCTACCCCCTCAAGAACGGGGATCTGCTCACCTTCTTCTTCGGAACGAGTGGTGGTAGTCCGGATAGCGCGACCGCGATCGTCAGTATCAGGGTTCATATCAGCACCGGCGGTACCTACTCGCTCAAACTGAATGGAACCACCACCCAGATGATCGACAGGCAAACCTTCGAGAACGCCGTGGCGGCAGGGTATGCGGTCACCTACCAGGATCTCAGCGGAACCTGGCAGGGGCTCCCCCTCCGGTACCTGGCCGGTCTGGTCGACGACACCCAGGCAGACACCTTCAATGAAACCCTGGCATCCCTTGGATACACCGTCAAGGTCTCTTCAGGGGATGGGTACAACACCACCCTTCAGAGTGGACAGATCGCGAACAGCAGTGATTACATCATTGCAAACACCCTGAACGGGCAGCCACTTACTGACCAGCAGTGGCCGCTCCGGCTTGTCGGTGCAGGGATCGTGCCGAGGAGCAGTGTCGCCAAGGTGGCGACGATCGATCTGATCGGGATCCCCTCGGTGACCCCGACCGTCACCTCCCCAATCGTCATCGGCGGGAATTAG
- the hypF gene encoding carbamoyltransferase HypF encodes MSEDCGTIRVRGIVQGVGFRPYVYAAAVALNIRGTVKNIGSEVEILAIGDHFDQFVAAIRHGPTRAVIDSVTVTPLIGPAPFNNFSILTSSEGARSGMIPPDIAICDECLADITNPESRYYRYWATSCVNCGPRYSILDQLPYDRQRTTMDTFPVCEDCRAEYSNPASRRHHAQTIACPTCGPGVRLYDRNGDEIGEEEPIDEAAARLAAGEIVALKGIGGFHIACTEAAAPQLKERLGRTKQPFAVMVTPARADRIAQINEGEQQALTGIEHPIVVLVKRDRNALKGISNLHTIGCMLPYTGLHHLLFSALADHATDLLVMTSANMPGYPMITDLSEAVTHLSGVADCFLSHDRRIVNRCDDSVIRDGYLIRLSRGYAPLRTRIPLGDRCILGVGAELNVNATIYRDGFAITSPHIGNVRNPKTLQYLEQTIETLGGLLGAEYDLIVHDLHPRFLSTRFAERLGDELGAEVIAVQHHRAHIAATTQEPCVGIAIDGVGYGDDRTIWGGEIFAGETLHLDRVGHLESVSMPGGDLATRFPERMLYGLLPDDTVLDLLDERGWSEVERRALQQQVAKQINTPLTSSTGRVLDAMAALLGICRERTYDGEPAMVLESVAAEGTPHSWDLEYRTEDGAEVLSTRALVRKAFNEYRSLDRPGTRSGQQQRADLAASIQFNLARGIAGMAVRAADEQGLSVVALSGGVAINAMIRETIHTIVCKHGLTFRMNDRYPPGDGCVSFGQVVYGGKKMD; translated from the coding sequence TTGAGTGAAGACTGCGGGACCATCAGGGTACGGGGAATCGTGCAGGGTGTCGGCTTCCGCCCGTATGTCTACGCCGCGGCGGTCGCGCTTAATATCAGAGGAACCGTCAAAAATATCGGCAGTGAAGTCGAGATTCTGGCAATAGGTGACCATTTTGACCAGTTCGTCGCTGCCATCAGACATGGACCGACACGGGCAGTGATCGACAGTGTCACCGTCACTCCACTGATCGGGCCAGCCCCTTTCAACAATTTTTCGATCCTTACGAGCAGCGAGGGCGCGCGCTCCGGGATGATCCCACCTGACATTGCGATCTGTGACGAATGCCTCGCCGACATCACGAACCCGGAGAGCCGATATTATCGATACTGGGCCACCTCATGCGTGAACTGCGGGCCGCGGTACAGCATCCTCGACCAGCTCCCCTATGACCGGCAGCGGACCACGATGGACACGTTCCCGGTCTGCGAGGACTGCAGAGCCGAGTACTCCAACCCGGCCTCCCGCCGACATCACGCCCAGACGATCGCCTGTCCAACGTGTGGCCCCGGCGTCAGGCTGTACGACAGGAACGGCGATGAGATCGGTGAGGAGGAGCCGATCGACGAGGCCGCCGCCAGGCTTGCAGCAGGAGAGATCGTCGCCCTGAAGGGGATCGGAGGATTCCACATCGCCTGCACCGAGGCAGCTGCACCCCAATTAAAGGAGCGGCTCGGACGAACCAAACAACCGTTTGCCGTGATGGTAACCCCAGCCCGCGCCGATCGGATCGCGCAGATCAACGAGGGTGAGCAGCAGGCACTGACCGGGATCGAACACCCGATCGTGGTGCTGGTGAAACGCGACAGAAATGCCCTGAAGGGGATCTCCAATCTCCATACGATCGGATGTATGCTCCCGTACACCGGCCTCCATCACCTCCTCTTCTCCGCCCTCGCAGACCATGCAACCGACCTGCTGGTGATGACCAGCGCAAACATGCCCGGATATCCGATGATCACCGATCTCTCAGAGGCGGTCACCCATCTCTCCGGGGTCGCTGACTGCTTCCTCTCCCATGACCGGAGGATCGTGAACCGGTGCGACGACTCGGTGATCAGGGACGGGTACCTGATCAGACTCTCGCGGGGGTATGCACCGCTGCGAACTAGGATCCCGCTCGGCGATCGATGTATCCTTGGGGTCGGGGCCGAGCTGAACGTGAACGCGACGATCTACCGGGATGGGTTCGCAATCACCTCCCCCCATATCGGGAACGTCAGAAACCCAAAGACCCTGCAGTACCTGGAGCAGACCATCGAGACCCTGGGCGGGCTGCTCGGGGCAGAGTACGATCTGATCGTCCATGACCTCCACCCCCGGTTCCTCTCGACCAGGTTCGCCGAACGGCTCGGAGACGAACTCGGAGCCGAGGTGATCGCCGTCCAGCACCACCGGGCCCATATCGCGGCCACCACCCAGGAGCCCTGCGTCGGAATCGCCATCGACGGGGTCGGGTACGGGGACGACCGGACGATCTGGGGCGGCGAGATCTTTGCCGGCGAGACCCTGCATCTGGATAGGGTCGGTCACCTGGAGTCGGTGTCGATGCCGGGCGGGGACCTGGCCACCCGGTTCCCGGAACGGATGCTCTACGGGCTGCTGCCGGACGACACAGTCCTTGACCTGCTCGACGAACGGGGTTGGTCAGAGGTCGAGCGCAGAGCCCTGCAGCAGCAGGTGGCAAAGCAGATCAACACCCCGCTCACCTCCTCCACCGGCCGGGTGCTGGATGCGATGGCTGCGCTCCTCGGGATCTGCAGGGAACGGACCTATGATGGCGAGCCGGCGATGGTCCTCGAATCGGTGGCAGCCGAGGGGACTCCGCATTCCTGGGATCTCGAGTATCGGACGGAAGACGGGGCTGAAGTCCTCTCCACGAGGGCACTGGTCAGGAAGGCTTTCAATGAGTACCGAAGCCTCGACCGGCCAGGGACGAGGAGCGGGCAGCAGCAGCGGGCTGACCTGGCGGCCTCGATCCAGTTCAACCTGGCCAGGGGAATCGCCGGGATGGCAGTCAGGGCTGCAGACGAACAGGGACTTTCGGTGGTGGCCCTCAGCGGCGGGGTCGCAATCAATGCGATGATCCGCGAGACGATCCATACCATCGTCTGCAAGCATGGGCTGACCTTCCGAATGAATGATCGCTACCCGCCCGGAGACGGCTGCGTCTCGTTCGGGCAGGTTGTGTACGGCGGAAAGAAGATGGACTGA
- a CDS encoding MOP flippase family protein has product MSFRQVAVSGAKWTSVSAAVASLLQLVQLVVLARVLTPADFGLMGMVLVVVGFANSYADMGVSQALIFRQDTTQEEQSSLYWLNVMAGIGLYLLMVLLTPLITGFFAQPSLEQLILLTSLVFLITPFGQQFQILLQKELIFDRLAQVEIIATVAGTMVAIGGALLGFGVLSLVAGELANATVRAAVLIAIGWRRWRPALTFSPAHLRGYLSFGMYQMGERSLNYFNKNIDKILIGRLLGPELLGFYTLAFNLIIYPISIINPIITRVSYPIFAKLQNEIGMLRQGYMEVMQILALINFPLFFGFAVTAPVVIPTFFGPQWMPSVLIAQILAGVGLIRSTGNPVGSLLYAKGHARLGFVWNLIEMVTQVPGVVLGAYFGGMVGVAVACLLLQILYFALSYWLLIRRVVGPCCREYLQSMGAACMMSTVMAIGVWIVGSILPDEALLLSAGLEILAGVLIYGVLILLFQRKVVDEIWRGIRGQQI; this is encoded by the coding sequence ATGTCATTCCGACAGGTCGCGGTATCTGGAGCAAAATGGACCTCTGTCTCAGCGGCAGTTGCAAGCCTGCTGCAGCTGGTGCAATTGGTCGTGCTGGCCAGGGTGCTCACCCCTGCCGACTTCGGACTGATGGGAATGGTGCTGGTGGTGGTTGGGTTTGCGAACTCGTATGCCGACATGGGGGTCTCGCAGGCCCTGATCTTCCGGCAGGACACCACCCAGGAGGAGCAGTCGAGCCTGTACTGGCTGAACGTGATGGCCGGGATCGGACTCTATCTCCTGATGGTGCTGCTGACCCCGCTGATCACCGGGTTCTTTGCGCAGCCCTCCCTCGAACAACTGATCCTCCTGACCTCTCTGGTCTTTCTGATCACGCCGTTCGGACAGCAGTTTCAGATCCTGCTTCAGAAGGAACTGATCTTTGACCGGCTCGCCCAGGTGGAGATCATCGCGACGGTGGCTGGAACGATGGTGGCGATCGGGGGAGCCCTGCTCGGTTTCGGGGTACTCTCGCTGGTGGCCGGGGAACTGGCCAATGCAACCGTCCGGGCCGCGGTACTGATCGCGATCGGCTGGCGCCGGTGGAGGCCAGCCCTCACCTTCAGCCCTGCACATCTGCGGGGGTACCTCTCGTTCGGGATGTATCAGATGGGAGAGCGGTCCCTGAACTACTTCAATAAGAATATCGACAAGATCCTGATCGGACGGCTGCTCGGGCCGGAACTGCTCGGCTTCTATACACTCGCCTTCAACCTGATCATCTACCCGATCTCGATCATCAACCCGATCATCACCCGGGTCTCGTATCCAATCTTTGCCAAACTGCAGAACGAGATCGGGATGCTCAGGCAGGGATATATGGAGGTGATGCAGATCCTCGCACTGATCAACTTCCCGCTCTTCTTCGGCTTCGCCGTCACCGCCCCGGTGGTGATCCCGACCTTCTTCGGACCCCAATGGATGCCGAGCGTGCTGATCGCACAGATCCTGGCAGGCGTCGGGTTGATCCGCTCGACTGGCAATCCCGTGGGATCGCTTCTGTACGCCAAAGGACATGCACGGCTCGGGTTTGTCTGGAACCTGATCGAGATGGTGACACAGGTGCCGGGGGTCGTGCTCGGGGCGTACTTCGGGGGGATGGTTGGGGTCGCCGTCGCCTGCCTCCTCCTCCAGATCCTGTACTTTGCGCTCAGTTACTGGCTGCTGATCAGACGGGTCGTCGGCCCCTGCTGCAGAGAGTACCTGCAGAGCATGGGGGCGGCCTGTATGATGAGCACGGTGATGGCGATCGGGGTCTGGATCGTCGGATCGATCCTCCCGGATGAAGCGCTGCTCCTCTCTGCCGGGCTTGAGATCCTGGCCGGGGTACTGATCTATGGGGTGCTCATCCTCCTCTTCCAGCGGAAGGTCGTCGATGAAATCTGGCGTGGTATCAGAGGACAGCAGATATAA
- a CDS encoding glycosyltransferase family 4 protein encodes MSSRRASSDKQLCALQIFHQYLDPSENWVYRLLSHCTRTRMVIGAETYLHNDLYDPRFTYILSPIHPLSVHPGSPMVQWLNRYIKKLRGVTYPWFLEQQARHQGCKLIHSHFANVGWYSLPIAKRLHLPHVVSFYGLDYEWLPFTQPEWRPRYQDLIDQADLFICEGEHGIGLLRAMGCPEEKATVVHLGVEVETIPWQIRKKQAGELHLLQIARLIEKKGHIDTVRAFLKALQHCPNMTLTIAAPGSEKRRQRLDAVVRRAGAEDAVTFLDWVDFATLHQFMLRYQVFIHPSRHASDRDCEGGAPVVLIDAEATGMPVIATDHCDIPEVVVNDRTGLLTPERDVDQLAASIERFYWMDQDEYRTFCEQARRHVEEEYSAARSAERLEMVYASLIEQYIRR; translated from the coding sequence ATGTCATCTCGACGTGCTTCTTCAGATAAGCAACTCTGCGCCCTGCAGATCTTTCATCAGTACCTCGACCCATCGGAGAACTGGGTGTACCGGCTCCTTTCGCACTGCACCAGAACAAGGATGGTGATCGGTGCAGAGACCTACCTGCACAACGACCTCTATGATCCCAGGTTCACCTACATCCTCTCCCCAATTCACCCGCTCAGCGTCCATCCGGGATCGCCGATGGTGCAGTGGTTGAACCGGTACATTAAGAAACTGCGAGGGGTGACCTACCCCTGGTTTCTGGAACAGCAGGCCAGGCACCAGGGGTGCAAACTGATCCACTCGCACTTCGCCAATGTCGGGTGGTACTCGCTGCCGATCGCAAAAAGGCTCCACCTCCCACATGTGGTCTCCTTCTACGGACTCGACTATGAGTGGCTGCCGTTCACGCAACCGGAGTGGAGGCCACGGTACCAGGATCTGATCGATCAGGCAGACCTGTTCATCTGCGAGGGAGAGCATGGGATCGGTCTGCTCAGGGCGATGGGGTGTCCGGAAGAGAAGGCCACCGTGGTCCACCTTGGAGTCGAGGTGGAGACGATCCCCTGGCAGATCCGAAAGAAGCAGGCGGGAGAGCTTCACCTGCTGCAGATCGCACGACTGATCGAGAAGAAGGGGCATATCGACACGGTCAGGGCCTTTCTCAAGGCTCTCCAACACTGCCCCAATATGACACTGACGATAGCAGCCCCCGGCTCGGAGAAACGCCGGCAACGGTTGGATGCCGTGGTCCGGAGGGCCGGGGCCGAGGATGCCGTGACGTTTCTGGACTGGGTGGACTTCGCCACCCTGCACCAGTTCATGCTCAGGTACCAGGTCTTCATCCATCCAAGCCGCCATGCCAGTGATCGTGACTGTGAGGGGGGAGCCCCGGTGGTGCTGATCGATGCAGAGGCCACCGGGATGCCAGTGATCGCGACCGACCACTGCGATATTCCGGAGGTCGTCGTGAACGACAGGACCGGCCTGCTGACCCCGGAGCGGGACGTGGATCAACTAGCCGCCTCGATCGAGCGGTTCTACTGGATGGACCAGGACGAGTACCGGACGTTCTGCGAGCAGGCGCGGAGGCATGTGGAAGAGGAGTACAGTGCAGCCAGGTCTGCCGAGCGGCTCGAGATGGTGTACGCCAGCCTCATTGAACAGTATATACGGCGATAG
- a CDS encoding ArsR family transcriptional regulator, giving the protein MTGHIRIVNDPVELVPLLITFNDSKYKQIYELLNKTWLSEEELEQQLHHEGVGECIQLLKKGNLVEEQWRMPAPGQKPVREYRATYSKFRANFQCTMDDLSDLLYLSISNDETLRAVVEQLEGEIEQGQGNVSINDLARKFDVSPMFIRGLAKRSHKMDVKGQGLVLLDGTR; this is encoded by the coding sequence TTGACAGGCCATATTCGAATAGTCAATGATCCTGTTGAACTGGTTCCGCTTCTCATAACGTTCAATGACTCCAAATATAAACAGATCTATGAGTTACTGAACAAGACCTGGTTATCTGAGGAGGAACTGGAACAGCAACTGCATCATGAAGGCGTCGGAGAGTGCATTCAACTCTTAAAGAAAGGGAACCTGGTTGAGGAGCAATGGCGGATGCCGGCACCGGGCCAGAAGCCTGTACGTGAGTATCGAGCGACGTACAGCAAGTTTCGGGCAAATTTTCAGTGTACAATGGATGACCTATCCGACCTTCTGTATCTGTCTATCTCCAACGATGAAACACTCAGGGCTGTTGTCGAACAGCTCGAGGGCGAGATCGAGCAGGGACAGGGGAATGTCTCGATCAATGATCTGGCGCGCAAGTTCGATGTCAGCCCGATGTTCATCAGGGGCCTCGCCAAGCGGAGCCATAAGATGGATGTAAAAGGGCAGGGACTGGTGCTGCTTGACGGAACCAGATAA
- a CDS encoding DUF7839 domain-containing protein, which translates to MTEPDNVRSTTILRSKREVTRFQILVEVAEHQPAVRQLEIAEKLGVTPQAVSEYIRELVEDGMVSAYGRGRYEVTRTGIEWVLNNAEELETYARHIRRDLIQQVSVWTAIADANLHKGEVVGVYMKDGWLYAGRGDQSASGQVIEETVTGEDVGVTRLNGIIDHHEGVIHVCKVPRIQRGGSRMVNPDALQEVLEGVKVVAAVGLEAYIALKTRGRTADMFFGAREGVIEAAFHGLDCAMFIVDEEFTEFLKRLEDVGLTYRIHDLIRA; encoded by the coding sequence TTGACGGAACCAGATAACGTCCGGTCAACCACTATTTTACGGTCCAAGCGTGAGGTCACACGCTTTCAGATCCTGGTCGAGGTCGCCGAACATCAGCCGGCGGTCAGACAGCTCGAGATCGCCGAGAAACTCGGGGTGACCCCACAGGCGGTATCAGAGTATATTCGCGAACTGGTCGAGGACGGGATGGTCAGCGCCTATGGCCGGGGACGGTACGAGGTGACTCGGACCGGCATCGAGTGGGTGCTGAACAATGCCGAGGAACTTGAGACCTATGCTCGGCATATCAGGCGGGACCTGATCCAGCAGGTCTCGGTCTGGACTGCGATCGCCGACGCCAATCTCCACAAAGGTGAAGTGGTCGGTGTGTACATGAAGGACGGGTGGCTGTATGCTGGCAGAGGGGATCAGTCTGCAAGTGGGCAGGTGATCGAGGAGACTGTCACTGGCGAGGATGTCGGGGTGACCCGGCTGAATGGAATCATCGACCACCATGAAGGAGTGATCCATGTCTGCAAGGTTCCCAGGATCCAGCGGGGGGGCTCCCGCATGGTCAATCCCGATGCCCTGCAGGAGGTGCTCGAGGGTGTCAAGGTCGTTGCAGCAGTCGGACTGGAGGCATATATCGCCCTGAAGACCAGAGGTCGAACGGCGGACATGTTCTTTGGCGCCCGCGAAGGGGTGATCGAGGCGGCATTCCATGGTCTGGACTGCGCGATGTTCATCGTCGACGAGGAGTTCACCGAATTTCTTAAGAGGCTGGAGGACGTCGGGCTGACCTACAGGATCCATGATCTGATCAGAGCATGA
- a CDS encoding carbohydrate-binding protein: protein MTLAAKGSVITPYGPSTSGGVYRNDGVGIEYNTWEKSNNVGWIRDGAWLAYTVSVGHASTYTL, encoded by the coding sequence ATGACCTTGGCGGCGAAGGGGTCGGTTATCACTCCTTATGGACCGTCAACCTCGGGGGGTGTCTATCGGAACGACGGTGTCGGTATCGAGTACAACACTTGGGAGAAGAGCAATAACGTCGGTTGGATCCGGGACGGAGCATGGCTTGCCTACACGGTCAGTGTTGGTCATGCCAGCACCTATACCCTGTAG
- a CDS encoding phosphoribosylanthranilate isomerase, with translation MKVKICGLTRPEDARCAAEAGADAVGVVMCSPSSKRSIDREQAKAVFSAAGPGVVHVVVTHTDSPEDLAAILAIGPDAVQISADLTVPPNAGVKVIRVIGPGMPLQNDCDALIVDTSMGRGMPFDPAVAANAVAHATVPVILAGGLHPGNVREAIDSINPYMVDVASGVEIAPGIKDPELIRAFVREAKKGQ, from the coding sequence ATGAAGGTGAAGATCTGCGGGCTGACACGCCCAGAGGACGCCCGGTGTGCTGCAGAGGCCGGGGCAGACGCGGTCGGAGTCGTGATGTGCAGCCCCAGCTCGAAGCGATCGATCGACAGAGAACAGGCAAAGGCGGTCTTCTCGGCTGCCGGGCCGGGGGTGGTCCACGTAGTCGTGACGCACACCGACTCGCCCGAAGACCTGGCAGCGATCCTCGCCATCGGCCCTGACGCGGTGCAGATCTCAGCCGACCTCACGGTCCCCCCCAACGCCGGCGTAAAGGTGATCCGGGTGATCGGGCCGGGGATGCCGCTACAGAATGACTGCGACGCCCTGATCGTCGACACCTCGATGGGGAGGGGGATGCCCTTCGACCCGGCGGTCGCAGCCAACGCCGTCGCCCACGCGACCGTTCCGGTGATCCTCGCCGGCGGGCTGCATCCAGGGAATGTTCGGGAGGCGATCGATAGCATAAACCCATATATGGTTGATGTGGCCAGCGGAGTCGAGATTGCGCCCGGAATCAAGGACCCGGAACTGATCCGTGCATTCGTGCGGGAAGCGAAGAAGGGCCAGTAG
- a CDS encoding SDR family NAD(P)-dependent oxidoreductase has protein sequence MNAGGEIHELDLADRNQVIDVNLKEIFLCDKYAVTQRLKQGHGGAIVNTGSILSFVALPGIPAYCGSKGGITC, from the coding sequence ATGAACGCAGGAGGGGAGATCCACGAACTGGATCTGGCCGACCGGAACCAAGTCATCGACGTGAATTTAAAGGAAATCTTCCTCTGTGACAAGTATGCAGTGACGCAGAGGCTGAAGCAGGGGCACGGCGGAGCGATCGTCAATACCGGTTCCATTCTCAGTTTCGTCGCGCTGCCGGGGATTCCGGCATATTGCGGGAGCAAGGGTGGGATCACCTGCTGA